One Bacteroidota bacterium genomic window carries:
- a CDS encoding ATP-binding cassette domain-containing protein: MSRISLSNISLVFPNGFTLLSDISVSFNPGVTGLVGSNGSGKSTLAKIATGSIVPTSGSVTRPDNLIYLEQEFFESSGDTIASLLGVELKYLSYLRITAGYGTEADFVALDDDWEIEEKIQKALAKTGLTGFSGDSPVSTLSGGEIIKARLASLFMHDYDFIILDEPTNHLDKNGRNAVFSFIEEFPKNKGLIVISHDRELLRRVDRIVEISEAGITIFGGNYDLYKEITDTEKEAAIRMFEEKKRKLNNDISRAEAVIHDQAAKSKRAGDSKKNSGIPKIMLGKMKETGEKTLKKKIEAHTAKIERAKEDIAGAEKRIRKEKKTAFDFSSGGKKSSVVFGCTGLNINFGEKVLWNFPLNLTISRGERIRITGSNGSGKSSFCKVLTRDITNVIGDIHILPANTVYLDQKLSFLDRSKTILENAASGNKGKFNETETRIRLGRLGFYGDDCHKLTGSLSGGELIRAAVGVLVSLNEPPDLLILDEPTNNLDLTGIEMLQRAIGSYPGTLAVITHDDDFAVGCDLTMVVDMDELL, from the coding sequence ATGTCCCGAATCTCATTATCAAACATTTCGCTTGTTTTCCCAAACGGTTTCACCCTTTTATCCGATATTTCCGTCTCCTTCAATCCCGGCGTAACGGGTCTTGTCGGCAGCAACGGCTCAGGGAAATCCACGCTTGCCAAAATTGCCACCGGTTCAATCGTTCCCACTTCGGGAAGTGTAACCCGTCCGGATAATCTCATATACCTTGAACAGGAGTTTTTCGAATCCTCAGGTGATACCATAGCCTCACTCCTGGGTGTCGAGCTCAAGTATCTTTCTTATCTCAGGATCACCGCGGGATACGGAACGGAGGCGGATTTTGTTGCACTTGACGATGACTGGGAAATTGAGGAAAAAATTCAAAAGGCACTTGCAAAGACCGGATTAACCGGTTTTTCGGGTGATTCTCCGGTCTCCACTCTTAGCGGAGGTGAGATCATAAAAGCCCGCCTCGCCTCCCTCTTCATGCATGATTACGATTTTATAATCCTCGATGAGCCGACAAATCACCTCGACAAAAATGGACGGAATGCCGTTTTCTCATTTATCGAAGAATTCCCCAAAAATAAAGGACTGATTGTTATTTCACACGACAGGGAATTGCTGAGAAGGGTCGACAGAATCGTTGAAATCTCGGAAGCAGGTATCACGATTTTTGGCGGGAATTACGACTTGTACAAGGAAATTACTGACACGGAAAAAGAAGCCGCAATCAGAATGTTTGAGGAGAAAAAGCGGAAATTGAACAATGACATTTCCAGGGCAGAGGCTGTAATTCACGACCAGGCGGCAAAAAGCAAACGGGCGGGAGATTCGAAAAAAAATTCGGGGATCCCTAAAATTATGCTCGGCAAAATGAAAGAGACCGGTGAAAAAACCCTTAAAAAGAAAATTGAGGCTCATACTGCCAAAATCGAGAGAGCGAAAGAAGATATTGCCGGAGCAGAAAAGAGAATAAGGAAAGAGAAAAAAACCGCCTTCGATTTTTCATCAGGTGGTAAAAAATCATCGGTTGTATTTGGCTGTACCGGGTTAAATATCAATTTTGGTGAGAAGGTACTTTGGAATTTTCCTCTGAACCTGACAATTTCCCGCGGTGAGAGAATCCGGATAACGGGATCGAACGGTTCGGGGAAATCCTCTTTTTGTAAAGTGCTCACCCGTGATATAACGAATGTCATCGGGGATATACACATTCTTCCCGCAAACACGGTTTATCTCGACCAGAAGCTTTCCTTCCTCGACAGGTCAAAAACGATACTCGAGAATGCAGCCTCGGGAAATAAAGGCAAATTTAACGAGACCGAAACGCGAATAAGACTCGGACGACTCGGATTTTATGGCGACGACTGTCACAAACTGACTGGTTCTCTAAGCGGGGGTGAGCTAATCAGGGCAGCAGTGGGGGTTCTTGTTTCTCTTAACGAACCCCCTGACCTTCTGATACTGGATGAACCGACAAACAATCTCGACCTGACCGGAATCGAAATGCTGCAGAGAGCCATCGGTTCATATCCCGGTACTCTTGCAGTTATCACTCACGATGATGATTTTGCCGTCGGGTGTGACCTTACAATGGTTGTCGATATGGACGAACTCTTATGA
- the proC gene encoding pyrroline-5-carboxylate reductase: MNNRKVAIIGAGNIGSAIALGINESKLIKSEDIIVTRRSLDGLKKFEEIGMTVTIDNKKAVAMADLVVVAVTPKELNGILEEIDSALVEGKHEVISIVSGASVRDMKSHLTKRVPVIRAMPNTAVAIRESMTCLCGDADDKDALERAVKLFEPLGAAIVIREDLMVPATALCACGIAFFLRAVRAASQGGIEIGFHAEDALFMAAQTAKGAASLLLQKGTHPEGEVDKVTTPRGCTIAGLNQMEHSGFSSSLIKGIVISAEKAEKLYS; the protein is encoded by the coding sequence TTGAACAACAGAAAAGTCGCAATAATTGGAGCGGGGAACATCGGTTCCGCGATTGCATTGGGCATAAATGAGTCGAAACTGATAAAAAGTGAAGACATCATCGTCACCAGACGGAGCCTTGACGGTTTGAAAAAGTTTGAAGAGATTGGCATGACGGTAACAATCGACAACAAAAAAGCTGTTGCGATGGCTGATCTGGTAGTGGTGGCGGTTACACCCAAGGAGTTGAACGGAATTCTTGAAGAGATCGATTCTGCACTCGTCGAGGGGAAACACGAAGTGATATCGATTGTCTCCGGCGCCTCGGTCAGGGATATGAAGTCGCATCTGACCAAAAGGGTGCCCGTTATTCGCGCCATGCCCAACACTGCAGTTGCGATAAGGGAATCGATGACCTGCCTGTGCGGCGATGCCGACGATAAGGATGCACTGGAGAGGGCGGTAAAACTGTTTGAACCATTGGGAGCAGCCATTGTAATCAGAGAAGACCTTATGGTACCTGCAACCGCCCTGTGTGCCTGCGGGATAGCATTTTTCCTAAGGGCGGTTAGGGCGGCATCACAGGGTGGAATCGAGATCGGATTTCACGCCGAGGATGCACTCTTTATGGCAGCCCAGACAGCCAAGGGAGCAGCCTCGCTTCTTCTTCAGAAGGGAACCCACCCCGAAGGTGAAGTGGATAAGGTAACCACTCCCCGTGGCTGTACCATAGCCGGACTGAACCAAATGGAACACTCGGGATTCAGTTCCTCGCTTATTAAAGGTATTGTTATATCAGCAGAAAAAGCTGAAAAACTCTACTCATAA